A part of Eschrichtius robustus isolate mEscRob2 chromosome 20, mEscRob2.pri, whole genome shotgun sequence genomic DNA contains:
- the KDM6B gene encoding lysine-specific demethylase 6B codes for MHRAVDPAGARAAREAFALGGLSCAGAWSSCPPHPPPRSAWLPGGRCSASIGQPPLPAPLPPSHGSSSGHPNKPYYALGTPTPRPLHGKLESLHGCVQALLREPAQPGLWEQLGQLYESEHDSEEAIRCYHSALRYGGSLAELGPRVGRLQQAQLWNFHAGSCQHRPKVLPPLEQVWNLLHLEHKRNYGAKRGGPPVKRAAEPPVVQPMPPAALSGSSGEEGLSPGGKRRRGCNSEQTGLPPGLPLPPPPLPPAPPPPGLATSPPFQLTKPGLWSTPHGDAWGPERKGSAPPERQEQRHSLPHPYPYPAPAYPVHPPGHRLVPAAPPGPGPRPPGAESHGCPPATRPPGSDLRESRVQRSRMDSSVSPAATTACVPYAPSRPPGLPGTTTSSSSSSSNPGLRGMEPSPGLPGADHYQTPALEVSHQGRLGPSAHSSRKPFLAAPAATPHLSLPPGPSSPPPPPCPRLLRPPPPPAWLKGPACRAAREDGEILDELFFGAEGRPRPPPPPLPHREGFLGPPAPRFSVGTQDSHTPPAPPTTSSSNSGSHSSSPTGPVSFPTPSYLARSMDPLPRPPSPTLSPQDPPLAPLTLALPPAPPSSCHQNTSGSFRRPESPRPRVSFPKTPEGGPGPSPGPLNKAPQPVPPRVGELPARGPRLFDFPPTPLEDQFEEPAEFKILPDGLANIMKMLDESIRKEEEQQQHEAGVAPPPPLKEPFTSLQPPFPTDTAPATTAATAAAATTPATQEEEKKPPPALPPPPPLAKFPPPPQPQPPPTARAPPASPANLLKSLASVLEGQKYCYRGTGAAVPTRPGPLPTTQYSPGSSSGATAPPPTSAAPSAQGSPQPSASSSSQFSTSGGPWARERRAGEEPAPGPMTPAPPPHPLPLPPARSESEVLEEISRACETLVERVGRSTADPADPVDTADPADSGTERLQPPAQAKEESGGVAAAARPGSSKRRQKEHQKEHRRHRRACKDSVGRRPREGRAKAKAKAPKEKSRRVLGNLDLQSEEIQGREKARPDLGGASKAKPPVAPGPPPAPAPSVQPTPPAAPVPGKKAREEAPGPPGVSRADMLKLRSLSEGPPKELKIRLIKVESGDKETFIASEVEERRLRMADLTISHCAADVVRASKNAKVKGKFRESYLSAAQSVKPKINSEEKLPREKLNPPTPSIYLESKRDAFSPVLLQFCTDPRNPITVIRGLAGSLRLNLGLFSTKTLVEASGEHTVEVRTQVQQPSDENWDLTGTRQIWPCESSRSHTTIAKYAQYQASSFQESLQEEKESEDEESEEPDSTTGTPPSSAPDPKNHHIIKFGTNIDLSDAKRWKPQLQELLKLPAFMRVTSTGNMLSHVGHTILGMNTVQLYMKVPGSRTPGHQENNNFCSVNINIGPGDCEWFAVHEHYWETISAFCDRHGVDYLTGSWWPILDDLYASNIPVYRFVQRPGDLVWINAGTVHWVQATGWCNNIAWNVGPLTAYQYQLALERYEWNEVKNVKSIVPMIHVSWNVARTVKISDPDLFKMIKFCLLQSMKHCQVQRESLVRAGKKIAYQGRVKDEPAYYCNECDVEVFNILFVTSENGSRNTYLVHCEACARRRSAGLQGVVVLEQYRTEELAQAYDAFTLAPASTSR; via the exons ATGCATCGGGCAGTGGACCCTGCAGGGGCCCGCGCTGCACGGGAAGCCTTTGCCCTTGGGGGCTTGAGCTGTGCTGGGGCCTGGAGCTCCTGCCCGCCCCATCCTCCTCCTCGGAGCGCATGGCTGCCTGGAGGCAG GTGCTCTGCCAGCATCGGGCAGCCCCCACTCCCTGCTCCCCTGCCTCCTTCACATGGCAGTAGCTCTGGCCACCCCAACAAACCGTATTATGCTCTAGG GACACCCACCCCAAGACCCCTCCATGGGAAGCTGGAATCCCTGCATGGCTGTGTGCAGGCATTGCTCCGGGAGCCGGCCCAGCCAGGGCTGTGGGAGCAGCTTGGGCAGCTGTACGAGTCAGAGCACGACAGTGAGGAGGCTATACGCTGCTACCACAGCGCCCTTCGATACGGAGGAAGCTTGGCTGAGCTGGGGCCCCGCGTCGGCCGACTACAGCAG GCCCAGCTCTGGAACTTTCATGCCGGCTCCTGCCAGCACCGACCCAAGGTCCTGCCTCCCCTGGAGCAAGTGTGGAACTTGTTGCACCTTGAG CACAAACGGAACTATGGGGCCAAGCGGGGGGGTCCCCCAGTGAAGCGAGCTGCCGAACCCCCGGTGGTGCAGCCTATGCCTCCTGCAGCACTCTCAGGCTCCTCGGGGGAGGAGGGCCTCAGCCCTGGAGGCAAACGCAGGAGAGGCTGCAACTCTGAGCAG ACTGGCCTTCCCCCAGGGCTGCCGCTGCCTCCGCCACCattgcccccagccccacccccgcctGGCCTAGCCACCAGCCCTCCATTCCAGCTGACCAAGCCAGGGCTGTGGAGTACCCCACATGGAGATGCGTGGGGCCCCGAGCGCAAGGGTTCAGCACCCCCAGAGCGCCAG GAGCAGCGGCACTCGCTGCCTCACCCATATCCATACCCAGCTCCGGCCTACCCTGTGCACCCCCCCGGCCACCGGCTGGTCCCGGCTGcacccccaggcccaggcccccgccccccaggagcAGAGAGCCATGGCTGCCCGCCTGCCACCCGTCCCCCCGGAAGTGACCTTAGAGAGAGCAGAGTTCAGAGGTCGCGGATGGACTCCAGCGTTTCACCAGCAGCAACCACCGCCTGCGTGCCTTACGCCCCTTCCCGGCCCCCCGGCCTCCCCGGCACCACCaccagcagcagtagcagcagcagcaacccTGGTCTCCGGGGCATGGAGCCGAGCCCAGGCCTT CCCGGCGCTGACCATTACCAAACTCCCGCGCTGGAGGTCTCTCACCAAGGCCGCCTTGGGCCCTCGGCACACAGTAGTCGGAAACCATTCCTGGCGGCTCCCGCTGCCACTCCCCACCTGTCCCTGCCACCCGGcccctcctcacctcctcccccgccTTGTCCCCGCCTCttacgccccccacccccccctgcCTGGCTGAAGGGCCCAGCCTGCCGAGCAGCCCGTGAGGATGGAGAGATCTTAGACGAGCTCTTCTTCGGGGCTGAGGGAcgcccccgccctcccccgccacccctcccccaccgcgAGGGCTTCTTGGGGCCTCCGGCCCCCCGCTTTTCTGTGGGCACTCAGGATTCGCACACCCCTCCCGCTCCCCCAACCACCAGCAGCAGCAACAGTGGCAGCCACAGCAGCAGCCCTACTGGGCCTGTGTCCTTCCCCACACCCTCCTATCTGGCTAGAAGTATGGACCCCCTTCCCCGGCCCCCCAGCCCAACACTGAGCCCCCAAGACCCACCTCTTGCACCCCTGACTCTTGCcctgcctccagcccctccctcctcttgcCACCAAAATACCTCAGGAAGCTTCAGGCGCCCGGAGAGCCCTCGGCCCAGGGTCTCCTTCCCAAAGACCCCCGAGGGGGGGCCGGGGCCATCCCCAGGCCCCCTGAATAAAGCCCCCCAGCCTGTACCGCCCAGGGTTGGGGAGCTGCCTGCCCGAGGCCCTCGACTCTTTGATTTCCCCCCTACCCCACTGGAGGACCAGTTTGAGGAGCCAGCTGAATTCAAGATCCTCCCTGATGGGCTGGCCAACATCATGAAGATGCTGGATGAATCCATTCGCAAGGAGGAGGAGCAGCAACAACACGAGGCAGGCGTGGCCCCCCCGCCTCCTCTGAAGGAGCCCTTTACATCTCTGCAGCCTCCATTCCCCACTGACACAGCCCCCGCCACCACTGCTGCCACCGCTGCCGCCGCCACCACCCCGGCCAcccaggaagaggagaagaagccACCGCCAGCCCTGCCACCACCGCCGCCTCTAGCCAAGTTCCCGCCACCACCCCAGCCACAGCCGCCGCCAACCGCGCGAGCCCCACCAGCCAGCCCGGCCAACCTGCTCAAGTCCTTGGCCTCCGTGCTGGAAGGACAAAAGTACTGTTACCGGGGGACTGGAGCAGCTGTTCCCACCCGGCCTGGGCCCTTGCCCACCACTCAGTATTCCCCCGGTTCCTCTTCAGGTGCTACCGCCCCACCGCCCACCTCCGCAGCCCCGAGCGCCCAGGGCTCCCCGCAGCCCTCCGCTTCCTCGTCATCTCAGTTCTCTACCTCAGGCGGGCCCTGGGCCCGGGAGCGCAGGGCGGGCGAAGAGCCAGCCCCGGGCCCCatgacccccgcccccccgccccaccccctgccgctgCCCCCTGCTCGCTCTGAGTCTGAGGTGCTAGAAGAGATAAGTCGGGCCTGTGAGACCCTTGTGGAGCGGGTGGGCCGGAGCACCGCAGACCCGGCCGACCCAGTGGACACGGCAGATCCAGCGGACAGTGGGACTGAGCGACTGCAGCCCCCAGCTCAGGCCAAGGAGGAGAGCGGTGGGGTGGCGGCCGCAGCACGACCAGGGAGCAGCAAGCGGCGGCAGAAGGAGCACCAGAAGGAGCACCGGCGGCACAGGCGGGCCTGTAAGGACAGCGTGGGTCGGCGGCCCCGGGAGGGCAGGGCCAAGGCCAAGGCCAAGGCCCCCAAAGAAAAGAGCCGCCGAGTGCTGGGGAACCTGGACCTGCAGAGCGAGGAGATCCAGGGTCGTGAGAAGGCCCGGCCGGATCTGGGCGGGGCCTCCAAGGCCAAGCCGCCCGTAGCTCCGGGCCCTCCACCAGCTCCTGCACCCTCTGTCCAGCCCACACCCCCGGCAGCCCCTGTCCCTGGGAAGAAGGCTCGGGAGGAAGCTCCGGGGCCACCGGGTGTCAGCCGGGCTGACATGCTGAAGCTGCGCTCACTTAGTGAAGGGCCCCCCAAGGAGCTTAAGATCCGGCTCATCAAGGTAGAAAGTGGTGACAAGGAGACCTTCATCGCCTCGGAGGTAGAAGAGCGGAGGCTGCGGATGGCAGACCTCACCATCAGCCACTGCGCTGCCGACGTCGTGCGGGCCAGCAA GAATGCCAAGGTGAAAGGGAAGTTTCGAGAGTCCTACCTTTCCGCTGCCCAGTCTGTGAAACCGAAGATCAACTCGGAGGAGAAGCTGCCCCGGGAAAAACTGAACCCGCCCACACCCAGCATCTAT CTGGAGAGTAAACGTGATGCCTTCTCGCCGGTGCTGCTGCAGTTCTGTACAGACCCTCGAAATCCCATCACCGTGATCCGGGGCCTGGCAGGCTCCCTGCGGCTCA ACTTGGGCCTCTTCTCCACCAAGACGCTGGTGGAGGCAAGTGGTGAGCACACGGTGGAGGTGCGCACCCAGGTGCAGCAGCCCTCAGATGAGAACTGGGACCTGACAGGCACGCGACAGATCTGGCCCTGCGAGAGCTCCCGTTCCCACACCACCATTGCCAAGTACGCGCAGTACCAGGCCTCATCCTTCCAAGAGTCCCTGCAG gaggagaaggagagcgAGGACGAGGAGTCCGAGGAGCCGGACAGCACCACGGGAACCCCTCCTAG CAGCGCACCGGATCCGAAGAACCATCACATCATCAAGTTTGGCACCAACATCGACCTGTCCGATGCCAAGCG GTGGAAGCCCCAGCTGCAAGAGCTGCTGAAGCTGCCCGCCTTCATGCGGGTAACCTCCACGGGCAACATGCTGAGCCACGTGGGACACACCATCCTGGGCATGAACACAGTGCAGCTGTACATGAAGGTCCCAGGCAGCCGAACGCCAG GCCATCAAGAGAACAACAACTTCTGCTCGGTCAACATCAACATTGGCCCAGGAGACTGCGAGTGGTTCGCGGTGCACGAGCATTACTGGGAGACCATCAGCGCTTTCTGCGACCG GCATGGCGTGGACTACCTGACGGGTTCCTGGTGGCCAATCCTGGATGACCTCTATGCTTCCAACATCCCTGTGTACCGCTTCGTGCAGCGCCCCGGAGACCTTGTGTGGATTAATGCGGGGACCGTGCACTGGGTGCAGGCCACCGGCTGGTGCAACAACATCGCCTGGAACGTGGGGCCCCTCACCG CCTATCAGTACCAGCTGGCCCTGGAACGATACGAGTGGAACGAGGTGAAGAACGTCAAATCCATCGTGCCCATGATTCACGTGTCCTGGAACGTGGCTCGCACGGTCAAAATCAGCGACCCCGACTTGTTCAAGATGATCAA gTTCTGCCTCCTGCAGTCCATGAAGCACTGCCAGGTGCAGCGGGAGAGCCTGGTGCGGGCCGGGAAGAAAATCGCCTACCAGGGCCGGGTCAAGGACGAGCCCGCCTACTACTGCAACGAGTGCGAC GTGGAGGTATTCAACATCCTGTTCGTGACGAGTGAGAACGGCAGCCGCAACACGTACCTGGTGCACTGCGAGGCCTGTGCGCGGCGCCGCAGCGCAGGCCTGCAGGGCGTGGTGGTGCTGGAGCAGTACCGCACCGAGGAGCTGGCGCAGGCCTACGACGCCTTCACGCTG GCCCCGGCCAGCACGTCGCGATGA
- the TMEM88 gene encoding transmembrane protein 88, with protein MADVPGAQRPVPGGGPEPRDPLDCWACAVLVTAQNLLVAAFNLLLLALVLGTILLPAVTMLGFGFLCHSQFLRSQAPPCTAHLRDPGFTALLVTGFLLLVPLLVLALASYRRLCLRLRLADCLVPYSRALYRRRRTPQPRQTRSSPGPQAVPTSGKVWV; from the exons ATGGCGGATGTCCCCGGGGCGCAGCGACCGGTTCCCGGCGGCGGCCCAGAGCCCCGGGACCCCCTGGACTGCTGGGCCTGCGCTGTGCTGGTCACCGCCCAGAATCTGCTGGTGGCTGCCTTCAATCTTCTCCTGCTGGCGCTGGTGCTGGGGACCATCCTGCTGCCCGCTGTCACCATGCTAGGCTTTGGCTTCCTCTGCCACTCCCAG TTCTTGCGCTCCCAGGCACCCCCTTGCACCGCGCACCTGCGGGACCCGGGCTTCACAGCCTTGCTGGTCACCGGATTCCTGCTCCTCGTGCCGCTGCTCGTGCTTGCCCTGGCCAGCTACCGCCGCCTCTGCCTGCGCCTCCGCCTGGCCGATTGCCTCGTGCCTTACAGCCGAGCCCTCTATCGGCGCCGGCGCACCCCGCAGCCGCGGCAAACCCGGTCCTCGCCAGGGCCCCAGGCCGTTCCAACATCAGGAAAGGTCTGGGTCTGA
- the NAA38 gene encoding N-alpha-acetyltransferase 38, NatC auxiliary subunit, which translates to MAAAGPTMLLREENGCCSRRQSSSSAGDSDGEREDSPATRARQQLEALLNKTMRIRMTDGRTLVGCFLCTDRDCNVILGSAQEFLKPSDSFSAGEPRVLGLAMVPGHHIVSIEVQRESLAGPPYL; encoded by the exons ATGGCCGCAGCTGGACCGACCATGCTGCTACGAGAGGAGAATGGCTGTTGCAGCCGGCGTCAAAGCAGCTCCAGCGCAGGG GACTCAGATGGGGAGCGCGAGGACTCACCGGCTACGCGCGCTAGGCAGCAGCTGGAGGCGCTGCTCAACAAGACTATGCGCATTCGCATGACAGACGGACGGACACTGGTCGGTTGCTTTCTCTGCACCGACCGCGACTGCAATGTTATCCTGGGCTCGGCGCAGGAGTTCCTCAAGCCGTCGG ATTCCTTCTCTGCCGGGGAACCCCGCGTGCTGGGCCTGGCCATGGTACCTGGACACCACATCGTTTCTATTGAGGTGCAGAGAGAGAGCCTGGCGGGGCCTCCCTATCTCTGA
- the CYB5D1 gene encoding cytochrome b5 domain-containing protein 1 isoform X2, translating to MPRRGLVAGPDFEYFQRRYFTPAEVAQHNQPEDLWVSYLGNVYDLTPLAQEYKGDLLLKPIVEVAGQDISHWFDPDTRDIRKHVDPLTGSLRYRTPWGRFLHVPPQLPRSDWANDFGKPWWQGSRYEVGRLSAKTRNIRIINTLTSQEHTLEVGALESMWEILHRYLLYNAHAASYTWKYEGKNLNMDYTLEENGIRDEEEEFDYLNMDSTLYTPAVLLYFSDDLTKL from the exons ATGCCACGCCGGGGCCTAGTGGCCGGGCCAGACTTTGAGTATTTTCAGCGCCGCTATTTCACACCGGCCGAGGTGGCCCAACATAACCAGCCGGAAGACCTCTGGGTGTCTTACCTGGGAAACGTGTACGACCTAACGCCGTTGGCACAGGAGTACAAGG GAGACCTGCTGCTGAAACCCATCGTGGAAGTTGCGGGCCAGGACATCAGTCACTGGTTTGATCCAGACACCAGAGAT ATCCGCAAGCACGTAGATCCGCTGACCGGTTCCCTGAGATACCGCACCCCGTGGGGCCGCTTTCTGCACGTGCCGCCTCAGCTGCCCCGTTCGGACTGGGCCAATGATTTCGGGAAGCCTTGGTGGCAGGGGTCGCGTTACGAGGTGGGGCGGCTGTCCGCCAAGACCCGGAATATCCGCATCATTAACACGCTCACGTCGCAAGAGCACACTCTGGAG GTGGGGGCCCTGGAATCAATGTGGGAAATCCTACACCGCTATCTCCTCTATAATGCACATGCTGCCAGCTACACATGGAAATATGAAGGGAAGAACCTGAACATGGATTATACCCTGGAAGAGAATGGTATCCGGGATGAGGAGgaagaatttgattatctcaatATGGACAGTACACTCTACACACCTGCAGTACTGCTGTACTTCAGTGATGACCTCACAAAGCTATAG
- the CYB5D1 gene encoding cytochrome b5 domain-containing protein 1 isoform X1 yields the protein MPRRGLVAGPDFEYFQRRYFTPAEVAQHNQPEDLWVSYLGNVYDLTPLAQEYKGKGHTLGQRRGCVWGVLGSWMASIDGSCSFPGDLLLKPIVEVAGQDISHWFDPDTRDIRKHVDPLTGSLRYRTPWGRFLHVPPQLPRSDWANDFGKPWWQGSRYEVGRLSAKTRNIRIINTLTSQEHTLEVGALESMWEILHRYLLYNAHAASYTWKYEGKNLNMDYTLEENGIRDEEEEFDYLNMDSTLYTPAVLLYFSDDLTKL from the exons ATGCCACGCCGGGGCCTAGTGGCCGGGCCAGACTTTGAGTATTTTCAGCGCCGCTATTTCACACCGGCCGAGGTGGCCCAACATAACCAGCCGGAAGACCTCTGGGTGTCTTACCTGGGAAACGTGTACGACCTAACGCCGTTGGCACAGGAGTACAAGGGTAAGGGCCACACTTTGGGCCAGCGTCGAGGGTGTGTTTGGGGGGTGCTTGGTTCTTGGATGGCTAGCATTGACGGCAGCTGCTCCTTCCCAGGAGACCTGCTGCTGAAACCCATCGTGGAAGTTGCGGGCCAGGACATCAGTCACTGGTTTGATCCAGACACCAGAGAT ATCCGCAAGCACGTAGATCCGCTGACCGGTTCCCTGAGATACCGCACCCCGTGGGGCCGCTTTCTGCACGTGCCGCCTCAGCTGCCCCGTTCGGACTGGGCCAATGATTTCGGGAAGCCTTGGTGGCAGGGGTCGCGTTACGAGGTGGGGCGGCTGTCCGCCAAGACCCGGAATATCCGCATCATTAACACGCTCACGTCGCAAGAGCACACTCTGGAG GTGGGGGCCCTGGAATCAATGTGGGAAATCCTACACCGCTATCTCCTCTATAATGCACATGCTGCCAGCTACACATGGAAATATGAAGGGAAGAACCTGAACATGGATTATACCCTGGAAGAGAATGGTATCCGGGATGAGGAGgaagaatttgattatctcaatATGGACAGTACACTCTACACACCTGCAGTACTGCTGTACTTCAGTGATGACCTCACAAAGCTATAG